One stretch of Kluyveromyces marxianus DMKU3-1042 DNA, complete genome, chromosome 8 DNA includes these proteins:
- the RDS1 gene encoding uncharacterized protein gives MENNGKVHKRNRISFSCISCRKRKSKCDKLKPTCTKCNQLNVPCVYDAEHQPAPRKPTKGAELIHELQKELDYWKTRAQEVGTTEKLPVLSKNEFIWNSAFAPEILDLPINICTFHDKLIIHKQMKYYHKPFSTLALLQRDPFLNILTGSLYGSTFTDLHIKSKIRQTGVILQEPESVEKPVHTFLEKIISKTLTERKKITNTTDPTILFASSFILEDCAEEDYPPVLRLLIDEIEQNLPDIEAITFYMSTFYKTIYPMFPYLNVTQFEGILDIILVRNGSRYRINLGSSSLRIKLEMLCIMMAALLLTYTSLTIKIDDSTVIPATYDIFEKNRVTENVLVCCERCLCLLNSSLFTNENVLCCLLYLKVIENLRPEIGDMVISQELIITLSSISEMSLVIGLHKDPGFYVQLKDSRIIDRSIQNYRRKMWLNVVAFTSHMLLTNGSDGRITLDHLICFDKTRNGNYLSIVKEQMTQADTFDFIHHDILYKQYQVTVSLSELVSESSHLYKTTTIRRLLELHRRSKTILESNFPLSSLKNNDVNVNTTTENDEYYKTKITGLRPELGVISYNSDYVRKWKTFEVHIMARIVYLNICWGVCNFFETQERDTIPRYMKLFELYLIESHTECFELAKLAINYMTEEYDPGIAKNFHYSSDMSVVTLLVRLYLFLTSSILRCQKAEDHLTISPTSSSPDILKVRQAKDIMLKLLRNLVRISNKRLAHIYLTCQKANCLFEYIIHVIDIGKLSELSERFWNYYLEAKSIPQTISNNVLFKWGLDVEESKDLKQYLNKINAYNSLDDGFYDRIHEAALKISTPKEDASSTAQQSDEQIFTNPNAEDILDFFDTFSMNSFEGASVIYPSL, from the coding sequence ATGGAGAACAACGGAAAGGTTCATAAAAGGAACagaatatctttttcttgcatTTCTTGCCGTAAAAGGAAAAGTAAATGTGACAAGCTTAAACCAACCTGTACAAAATGCAATCAATTGAATGTGCCTTGCGTTTATGACGCAGAGCATCAACCTGCACCACGAAAGCCAACTAAAGGAGCAGAGCTTATACATGAATTACAAAAAGAGCTGGACTATTGGAAAACAAGGGCTCAAGAGGTAGGTACAACTGAGAAATTGCCAGTATTAAGTAAAAACGAATTTATCTGGAATTCGGCATTTGCACCCGAAATTCTAGATCTACCGATCAACATATGCACTTTTCATGATAAACTCATAATACACAAGCAAATGAAATATTACCACAAGCCCTTCTCGACTCTAGCGCTTTTACAGAGAGACCCATTCCTTAATATTTTAACAGGATCGCTATATGGATCAACCTTCACGGATTTACATATTAAATCTAAGATACGACAGACAGGGGTGATTTTACAAGAACCAGAATCTGTTGAGAAACCTGTCCATAcgtttcttgaaaaaatcATCAGTAAAACACTAACTGAGAGGAAAAAGATAACCAATACTACTGATCCTACCATATTATTCGCAAGCTCTTTCATTCTAGAAGATTGTGCTGAGGAAGACTATCCACCCGTTCTTCGTTTGCTGATCGATGAAATAGAACAAAATTTACCTGATATTGAAGCCATCACCTTTTACATGTCCACTTTCTACAAGACAATATATCCAATGTTCCCATATTTGAATGTTACGCAATTTGAGGGTATTTTGGATATAATCCTCGTTAGGAATGGCTCTCGATATCGTATTAATCTAGGTTCAAGTTCACTTCGGATAAAGTTAGAAATGTTATGTATAATGATGGCAGCACTACTCTTGACATATACGTCACTCACTATAAAAATTGATGACAGTACTGTGATCCCTGCTACTTACGATATATTTGAGAAAAACAGAGTCACGGAAAATGTCTTGGTGTGTTGTGAAAGATGCCTATGCCTTTTAAACTCTTCCCTGTTTACGAACGAGAATGTATTGTGCtgtttattatatttgaagGTAATAGAAAACTTACGGCCAGAAATCGGAGATATGGTGATATCACAAGAGCTTATAATCACATTGAGTTCCATTAGCGAAATGAGCTTGGTAATTGGGCTTCATAAGGATCCTGGTTTTTATGTTCAATTAAAGGATTCGAGAATTATAGATCGTTCAATCCAGAATTATCGTCGAAAGATGTGGTTAAATGTAGTTGCCTTCACCTCTCATATGCTTTTGACTAACGGTAGTGATGGTAGAATAACTCTGGATCACTTAATATGTTTTGACAAAACCAGAAATGGAAACTACTTATCTATTGTTAAGGAACAAATGACACAAGCCGACACGTTCGATTTTATTCACCATGATATTTTGTATAAGCAATATCAAGTGACAGTATCTCTGAGTGAGCTGGTGAGTGAATCGTCGCATCTTTACAAAACTACTACTATCAGAAGACTTCTGGAACTTCATAGGAGGAGCAAAACAATACTTGAATCTAATTTCCCGCTTTCctctttgaagaacaacGATGTTAATGTCAATACTACTACAGAGAATGATGAATACTATAAGACTAAAATCACTGGCCTCCGACCTGAACTTGGGGTTATATCATATAATTCAGACTATGTTCGCAAATGGAAGACGTTTGAGGTTCATATAATGGCAAGAATTGTGTACCTAAATATATGTTGGGGCGTGTGcaatttctttgaaacCCAAGAGAGAGACACTATACCAAGATATATGAAGCTATTTGAATTGTATCTAATCGAATCGCATACAGAATGTTTCGAGCTCGCTAAATTGGCTATAAACTATATGACAGAAGAATATGATCCAGGTATTGCAAAAAACTTCCATTACAGCTCGGATATGTCAGTTGTAACACTATTGGTAAGGTTATATTTATTCCTTACCAGTAGCATTCTCCGCTGTCAAAAGGCCGAAGATCATCTTACTATTTCACCAACATCCTCATCTCCGGATATTCTCAAAGTGCGACAAGCTAAAGATATCATGCTAAAACTCTTACGCAATCTGGTGAGAATCAGCAACAAACGTCTGGCACATATATATCTGACTTGCCAAAAGGCAAATTGTCTCTTTGAATATATCATTCATGTCATAGATATCGGTAAACTCTCTGAGCTATCGGAGAGATTCTGGAACTACTATCTCGAGGCTAAATCTATTCCACAGACAATCAGCAACAACGTTTTATTCAAATGGGGTCTAGACGTTGAAGAATCCAAAGACCTCAAGCAATATCTAAACAAAATCAATGCCTACAACTCTCTTGACGACGGTTTCTATGACCGGATCCATGAAGCCGCATTGAAGATATCTACTCCGAAAGAAGATGCATCTTCCACTGCCCAACAATCGGACGAACAGATATTTACAAACCCAAATGCGGAGGATATTCTTGACTTCTTTGATACATTCAGCATGAACTCATTCGAGGGTGCTAGTGTTATATATCCAAGTTTATAG
- the mug70 gene encoding CBS domain-containing protein, whose protein sequence is MGLEMGIPTVANLPLEQPLFCSGDDSIHSVAKIMMSKRKYCVLVKENDVVEGIVTTKDLAFRQGATARDVLSRTPVLTPSSMQVSAALQLMVEKKIRHLPIVAPGTDQIVGILDITKCFHQAMRRLEIMAQDSMKLNNALQDVIENEATITRQKVLQDIATLIESMETPVLESILDSELYNTTPLFASPTTTVADAIKMMSDNNSTAVLVHDSSMKSNSKSSHDCNIIGIFTSKDFVCRVLSQGVGVDPSKFTLTRVMTTRPNFAFKSLGIHSALRMMYEGHFLNLPVIDDTGNILGLISVLQLTHAALSSQLATRSRISGSQSTIDEPYLKISSVESPSESM, encoded by the coding sequence ATGGGTTTAGAAATGGGCATCCCCACTGTGGCGAACTTGCCGCTAGAGCAACCGTTATTTTGTTCAGGAGATGACTCCATTCACAGCGTTGCTAAGATTATGATGAGTAAGCGGAAATATTGTGTGCTAGTGAAAGAGAATGATGTTGTTGAGGGTATTGTCACTACTAAAGATTTGGCATTTCGTCAAGGGGCTACTGCTAGAGATGTTTTATCAAGAACGCCAGTTCTCACACCCAGTTCTATGCAGGTAAGTGCAGCATTACAGTTGATGgttgagaagaaaataagGCACTTGCCTATTGTGGCCCCTGGTACTGACCAAATTGTGGGGATTTTGGATATTACTAAGTGTTTTCATCAAGCGATGAGAAGGTTGGAGATAATGGCCCAAGACAGTATGAAATTGAATAATGCATTACAGGATGTTATTGAAAATGAGGCTACAATAACCAGACAAAAGGTGCTACAAGATATTGCCACGTTAATTGAATCGATGGAAACCCCTGTTTTGGAGTCTATTTTGGACTCTGAACTCTATAATACTACGCCACTTTTTGCTAGCCCCACAACCACTGTGGCAGACGCCATAAAGATGATGTCTGATAATAATAGCACAGCTGTTTTAGTTCATGACTCTTCGATGAAATCCAATTCTAAAAGTAGCCATGATTGTAATATTATAGGGATATTCACCAGTAAGGATTTTGTATGTCGTGTGCTAAGCCAGGGTGTTGGTGTTGATCCTAGCAAGTTCACGTTAACAAGGGTGATGACTACACGGCCAAACTTTGCCTTCAAAAGTTTGGGCATCCACTCTGCACTTCGGATGATGTACGAGGGCCACTTCTTAAATTTGCCTGTTATTGACGACACAGGCAACATCTTAGGATTAATCAGCGTTCTTCAACTAACGCATGCAGCTCTCAGTAGTCAGCTAGCTACAAGATCAAGAATTTCTGGCTCTCAGTCCACAATAGATGAACCTTATTTGAAGATAAGCTCGGTGGAATCGCCATCTGAATCTATGTAA
- the PSE1 gene encoding importin PSE1, which translates to MSVLPDEVNSTLVKLLQGFASPDNGIRSAAEEALNTNWITPEHMEVLLMFLAEQAAYSDDLTTAGLSAVLFRKLALRAPPSSKTIIIAKNVTHISNEALTQIRNTLLKGFISERPNNIRHKLSDAIAECALEELPDWPELLQTLFEAIKNPDPNFRESSFRIFSSMPHLINNIDINNALPIFEGGFTDPSDEVKIAAVTAFVGYFKQLPKNNWAKLGVLLPSLLNSLPKFLDDGKDEALAAVFESLIELVELAPKLFKDMFDQIIQFADMVVKNKDLEASARTTALELLTVFSECAPQMCKNNANYAQSVVLDTLVMMTEVSIDDEQALEWQNSNDIEEDNEENTYDMARQALDRVALKLNGKYLAAPLFQFLQQMITSSEWRERFAALMALSSAAEGCRDVLMTEIDRILDMVLPLIDDPHPRVQYGCCNVLGQISTDFAPLIQSTSHERILPALISKLTSASVDRVQTHAAAALVNFSEQATQSIMEPYLDSLLTNLLSMLQSSKLYVQEQALTTIAFIAEAAEKKFIKYYDTLMPLLINVLRTDTGSESRVLKGKCMECSTLIALAVGKEKFASYSQELIQLFIQYQNEGIADDDPIKSYLEQSWSRVCRILREDFVPLLSIVIPPLLETAKATQDVSLIEEEEAANYQQYTDWDVVQIQGKHIAIHTSVLDDKVTAMELLQVYATILKSFFASYVKEILTEVAVPSIDFYLHDGVRARGATLIPALFTSLISAVGQENEMVLQLWQIASNKLISGIISEPMPEVTKTYHYALVDCLGIVGDKGLSPDQLTQFTQGVNNNLTDIYERTKSRYDQDDEYNEDVDDDLDEYTDEDLLDEINKSLAAIFKSAGVAYLPHFQTLWPIIHSYLQETEVFILLFALIAIADMIEYTGDNSAPFKEHFVQKMKECLTFPEPSIRQGTAYLLGICAQFAPNTYSDVCLGSLETLFQIVNMPEARSEDNVNSTENASCAIAKILSSYGPNIPNFEQYTANWLKTFPIIHDEECASFNYRMLAQLIEHNSPVVQGNVPEIVDHVIQALHQKSIAGENAATIVQSTKKLLGTLPQDQATTLLQRYPPEIMQTIQKWFA; encoded by the coding sequence ATGTCAGTTCTACCGGACGAAGTGAATAGCACTTTGGTGAAGTTGCTCCAGGGTTTTGCGTCTCCTGACAATGGGATACGTTCAGCTGCTGAAGAGGCGCTTAATACTAACTGGATTACGCCAGAACATATGGAagttttgttgatgtttttggCAGAACAAGCCGCGTACTCGGATGATTTGACGACAGCAGGTCTTTCTGCGGTTTTGTTCCGTAAGCTTGCTTTGAGGGCGCCACCTTCATCCAAGACGATTATTATTGCGAAGAATGTTACGCATATCTCTAACGAAGCTTTGACGCAGATTAGAAACACGCTTTTGAAGGGTTTTATCTCAGAAAGACCTAACAATATCAGACACAAATTGTCTGATGCAATTGCGGAATGtgctttggaagaattgcCAGACTGGCCTGAGTTGCTTCAAACGTTATTCGAAGCTATCAAGAACCCAGACCCTAACTTCAGGGAGTCCAGTTTCAGAATATTTTCCAGCATGCCTCATCTCATCAATAACATTGACATTAATAATGCTTTGCCTATTTTCGAGGGTGGATTCACGGATCCAAGCGACGAAGTCAAGATTGCCGCTGTTACTGCATTTGTAGGGTACTTCAAGCAGTTGCCAAAGAATAACTGGGCCAAGTTGGGTGTTCTTTTGCCCAGTTTGTTGAACAGTTTGCCCAAGTTTTTGGACGATGGCAAGGACGAAGCATTGGCTGCTGTCTTTGAATCATTGATCGAATTGGTGGAACTAGCACCAAAGCTTTTCAAGGACATGTTTGATCAAATCATCCAATTCGCTGATATGGTCGTTAAGAACAAGGACTTAGAAGCCAGTGCAAGAACCACTGCTTTGGAGTTGTTGACTGTCTTCAGTGAATGTGCACCCCAGATGTGTAAGAACAACGCAAACTACGCGCAATCTGTTGTGCTTGATACCCTTGTAATGATGACAGAAGTCTCTATCGATGACGAGCAAGCTCTTGAATGGCAAAATTCaaatgatattgaagagGATAACGAGGAAAACACTTACGATATGGCTCGTCAAGCTTTGGACCGTGTTGCATTGAAGCTTAACGGTAAATATTTGGCAGCCcctcttttccaattccttcaacaaatgATCACCTCTTCTGAGTGGAGAGAAAGATTTGCTGCCTTGATGGCTTTGTCTTCTGCCGCTGAAGGTTGTCGCGATGTTTTGATGACCGAAATCGATAGAATCTTAGACATGGTTCTACCATTGATTGACGATCCTCATCCAAGAGTGCAATATGGTTGCTGTAACGTGTTAGGCCAAATCTCCACAGATTTTGCTCCACTTATCCAAAGCACTTCTCATGAAAGGATTTTACCAGCTTTGATCTCGAAATTGACTTCAGCTTCGGTTGACAGAGTCCAAACACACGCTGCTGCCGCTTTGGTCAACTTCTCTGAACAAGCAACTCAATCCATCATGGAACCATATCTCGACAGTCTTCTAACCAATTTATTGAGTATGTTGCAAAGTTCGAAACTATAcgttcaagaacaagcaTTGACTACGATTGCATTCATCGCTGAAGCAGCTGAAAAgaaattcatcaaatattACGATACTTTAATGCCTCTCTTGATCAACGTTTTGAGAACAGATACCGGTTCAGAGAGCAGGGTTTTGAAGGGTAAATGTATGGAATGTTCTACACTTATCGCTTTGGCTGttggtaaagaaaaatttgCATCTTACTCCCAAGAGTTGATTCAACTATTcattcaatatcaaaacGAAGGTATTGCAGATGATGATCCAATCAAATCATATCTTGAGCAGAGTTGGAGCAGAGTCTGTAGAATCTTACGTGAAGACTTTGTTCCTTTGTTAAGCATTGTCATTCCTCCACTTTTAGAAACTGCGAAGGCTACCCAAGATGTCAGTTTAAtcgaggaagaagaagctgcCAATTACCAACAGTACACTGACTGGGATGTGGTCCAGATTCAAGGTAAACACATTGCTATCCATACATCAGTCTTGGATGATAAGGTCACAGCAATGGAATTATTACAAGTTTATGCCActattttgaaaagtttctTCGCCTCTTACGTTAAAGAAATTTTGACCGAGGTTGCCGTTCCATCCATTGACTTTTATCTACACGATGGTGTCAGAGCTCGTGGTGCTACACTAATTCCAGCTTTGTTCACCTCATTGATATCTGCTGTTGGGCAAGAAAACGAAATGGTTTTGCAATTATGGCAAATAGCTTCAAACAAATTGATCTCAGGTATAATATCTGAACCAATGCCAGAAGTTACCAAAACATACCATTATGCCCTTGTCGATTGTTTAGGTATTGTTGGTGACAAGGGTTTGAGTCCTGACCAGCTAACTCAATTCACTCAAGGTGTGAATAACAACTTAACTGACATTTACGAAAGAACAAAGTCGCGTTACGATCAAGACGATGAATATAACGAAGACGTTGATGATGACCTCGATGAATACACTGACGAAGATCTCTTGGATGAAATCAACAAATCGTTGGCTGCTATTTTCAAATCTGCAGGCGTTGCATACTTGCCACACTTCCAAACATTGTGGCCAATAATACACTCATATTTGCAAGAAACTGAAGTTTTCATCTTATTATTTGCCTTAATTGCTATTGCTGATATGATAGAATACACTGGTGATAACTCAGCTCCATTTAAAGAGCATTTCGTGCAAAAGATGAAGGAATGTCTAACCTTCCCAGAACCATCCATTCGTCAAGGAACTGCGTACTTACTCGGTATTTGTGCCCAGTTTGCCCCAAACACCTACTCTGATGTCTGTTTAGGATCTCTAGAGACCTTATTCCAAATTGTTAACATGCCGGAAGCAAGGTCCGAGGATAACGTAAACTCCACAGAAAATGCATCTTGCGCCATCGCCAAAATCTTGAGTAGCTACGGTCCAAACATCCCTAACTTTGAGCAGTACACTGCTAACTGGCTAAAGACCTTCCCTATTATCCACGATGAAGAATGTGCTTCATTTAACTACAGAATGTTGGCACAATTGATAGAACACAACTCGCCTGTGGTTCAAGGAAACGTCCCCGAAATAGttgatcacgtgatacaaGCTTTGCACCAGAAATCTATTGCTGGTGAAAATGCTGCAACCATCGTGCAATCAACCAAGAAGCTGTTAGGAACACTGCCACAAGACCAGGCTACCacccttcttcaaagatatcCTCCTGAGATAATGCAAACCATCCAGAAGTGGTTTGCATGA
- the PXR1 gene encoding telomerase inhibitor, whose protein sequence is MGLAAARTKQRFGLDPRNTAWSNNTSRFGHQYLEKLGWKPGSGLGMMSDATTTHIKVSIKDDNLGLGAKLKKKDKQDEFDSGECTGLDVFQRLLGRLNGNEETISKELDRQKTENIINGKWGIHFVKGEVLSSTWDAETKQLISYAMVKKRKADDSDNSEDEHKKSKKSKKDKKEKKDKKEKKDKKEKKEKKEKKDKKDKKEKKEKKEKKDKKDKKDKKVKSSKDKSSKKGKDSNGITRDEMLKPRATAASVPDAVTTRLSVRSKWIKQKRAAVMDAKALNEIFMVKDS, encoded by the coding sequence ATGGGTTTGGCTGCAGCAAGGACGAAACAAAGATTTGGATTAGATCCAAGAAACACAGCATGGAGTAACAATACTTCGAGGTTTGGACATCAATACTTAGAGAAACTTGGGTGGAAACCAGGCTCTGGTTTGGGTATGATGTCTGATGCTACGACTACACATATTAAGGTTAGTATAAAGGATGACAACCTTGGTCTAGGAGCTAAGctcaaaaagaaggataaaCAAGATGAGTTTGACAGTGGTGAATGTACAGGATTAGATGTATTTCAACGTTTACTCGGAAGGTTGAATGGGAATGAGGAGACGATTTCCAAAGAGCTTGATAGGCAAAAAACTGAGAATATCATAAATGGTAAGTGGGGTATTCATTTCGTCAAGGGAGAAGTTCTGTCTAGTACTTGGGAtgcagaaacaaaacaattGATAAGTTATGCTATGgtcaagaagagaaaagcGGACGATTCTGATAACAGTGAAGACGAGCATAAGAAGAGTAAGAAGAGtaagaaggacaagaaggaaaagaaggacaagaaggaaaagaaggacaagaaggaaaagaaggaaaagaaggaaaagaaggataagaaggataagaaggaaaagaaggaaaagaaggaaaagaaggataagAAGGATAAGAAGGATAAGAAAGTAAAATCTTCCAAGGATAAATCAAGTAAGAAGGGTAAAGATAGCAATGGTATTACGCGAGACGAAATGCTGAAACCTAGAGCTACTGCAGCCTCTGTTCCAGATGCAGTCACAACAAGACTGTCTGTACGCTCGAAATGgatcaaacaaaagagagCAGCAGTGATGGATGCTAAGGCCTTGAACGAAATCTTTATGGTTAAAGACTCATAA